The proteins below come from a single Streptomyces sp. SCSIO 75703 genomic window:
- a CDS encoding NUDIX domain-containing protein, giving the protein MPLSHHRIRTTVDTYLARHPHEREQLSVLLDALDRPGEDIASRSTFTGHVTCGAIVVDQFGRTLHVLHLASGKVLVPGRHTEPTDDSLAAVALRELHEETGFPPGAVTPWPGYETVPLDIDIHDIDARPGKGEPGHQHFDLRFLFRLQTTEVSVALQEEEVGGIEWRPVDQVTSPALRTKLLKLPLPVEPEAANASALIYNDRGEYLLHLRDYFPGQIWEPGMWSLLGGGREPQDATLEDTVRRELAEEAGLDLADLSPFTTEYASHDDGTTVPMAVYAGRWNGDPRELCLTEGVMLAWFAPDDLHRLRIADTTSALVRRHAAGLPPMRSGPEPGPGPEPAPAPAPAEHRPASPHGTVPHIIGVHLYLERPDGTVLLGLRHPDSAFAPSTWHVLAGHCEQENAIDCLIREAMEEAGLRIERQDVELVHVVHHIGQPRNPPRMALFFRARTWGGKPVLREPDKCTQWKFWDPAALPDDLVPYTRLAITKIRNGEPYSETGWPA; this is encoded by the coding sequence ACCGGCCTGGCGAGGACATCGCCAGCCGCTCGACCTTCACCGGGCACGTCACCTGCGGCGCGATCGTCGTCGACCAGTTCGGCCGTACCCTGCACGTGCTGCACCTGGCCAGCGGGAAGGTCCTCGTTCCCGGCAGGCACACCGAGCCCACCGACGACTCCCTGGCAGCGGTTGCTCTGCGTGAACTGCACGAGGAGACCGGGTTCCCGCCTGGGGCCGTCACGCCGTGGCCGGGCTACGAGACCGTGCCGCTGGACATCGACATTCACGACATCGACGCCCGTCCGGGCAAGGGCGAGCCCGGACACCAGCACTTCGACCTCCGGTTCCTCTTCCGTCTGCAGACGACCGAGGTGTCAGTCGCGCTGCAGGAAGAGGAGGTCGGCGGCATCGAGTGGCGTCCCGTGGACCAGGTGACCTCCCCGGCGCTGCGCACTAAGCTGCTCAAACTGCCGCTCCCGGTCGAGCCAGAGGCGGCCAACGCCTCGGCCCTGATCTACAACGACCGCGGCGAGTACCTGCTCCATCTCCGCGACTACTTCCCAGGACAGATCTGGGAGCCGGGCATGTGGTCCCTGCTCGGCGGCGGCCGAGAGCCCCAGGACGCCACCCTGGAAGACACCGTGCGGCGCGAACTGGCCGAGGAAGCCGGCCTCGATCTCGCCGACCTGTCCCCGTTCACCACCGAGTACGCCTCCCACGACGACGGCACGACCGTACCCATGGCCGTCTACGCCGGCCGCTGGAACGGCGACCCGCGCGAACTCTGCCTGACCGAGGGGGTGATGCTCGCCTGGTTCGCCCCCGACGACCTTCACCGCCTGCGCATCGCGGACACGACCAGCGCCCTCGTACGGCGCCACGCCGCCGGCCTCCCGCCGATGCGGAGCGGACCCGAGCCCGGACCCGGACCCGAGCCCGCGCCCGCGCCCGCGCCCGCGGAACATCGTCCGGCGTCACCGCACGGCACGGTCCCCCACATCATCGGCGTCCACCTCTACCTGGAACGCCCCGACGGGACGGTGCTGCTCGGGCTGCGCCACCCCGACTCCGCGTTCGCGCCGTCCACCTGGCACGTCCTGGCCGGCCACTGCGAGCAGGAGAACGCCATCGACTGCCTGATCAGGGAGGCGATGGAGGAAGCCGGGCTGCGCATCGAGCGCCAGGACGTGGAACTCGTCCATGTCGTCCACCACATCGGTCAGCCCAGGAACCCGCCCCGCATGGCCCTGTTCTTCCGCGCCCGTACCTGGGGCGGCAAGCCGGTGCTGCGCGAGCCGGACAAGTGCACCCAGTGGAAGTTCTGGGATCCCGCCGCCCTTCCCGACGACCTCGTCCCCTATACCCGCCTGGCAATCACGAAGATCCGGAACGGCGAGCCGTACAGCGAGACGGGCTGGCCCGCATGA
- a CDS encoding peptide deformylase: MNEVRPSEQMRNLGVVQEGAPILAEPARPFSLPAEREAAEQAVESLFTSMERIAGVHTFAKGMGIAAPQIGIGRAAAVVQPAEPGAGAIVLLNPRIIAASQETDDQYEGCLSFFDVRGPVPRPLRVTVETTTLDGTTVTTDYERGLARLVQHEIDHLDGHLYTARMRPGVQPISVTEYRQTGRAWSYEH; the protein is encoded by the coding sequence GTGAACGAGGTGCGGCCCAGCGAGCAGATGCGCAACCTCGGCGTAGTCCAGGAAGGCGCCCCCATCCTTGCCGAGCCAGCCCGCCCCTTCTCACTCCCTGCCGAACGTGAGGCCGCCGAGCAAGCCGTGGAGAGCCTGTTCACCTCCATGGAGCGCATCGCAGGCGTCCACACGTTCGCCAAGGGGATGGGCATTGCAGCCCCACAGATCGGCATCGGCCGGGCCGCGGCCGTCGTCCAGCCCGCCGAGCCAGGAGCGGGCGCGATCGTACTGCTCAACCCCCGGATCATCGCCGCCTCGCAGGAGACCGACGACCAGTACGAGGGATGCCTGAGCTTCTTCGACGTACGCGGCCCCGTCCCTCGCCCCCTCCGGGTCACGGTCGAGACCACGACACTCGACGGGACCACGGTGACCACTGACTACGAACGCGGCCTCGCCCGTCTGGTCCAACACGAGATCGACCACCTCGACGGCCACCTGTACACAGCCCGGATGCGCCCCGGAGTACAGCCCATCTCCGTGACCGAGTACCGGCAGACCGGACGGGCCTGGTCCTACGAGCACTGA
- a CDS encoding MAB_1171c family putative transporter has protein sequence MSTPTIVAGVLWLVALWRLPSLRHSHKQRSLALTLVTLAAAMTFEVPPVKEAVDAAVGADARLSPLLKHLLGVTSAAYLLDFVIAVVRPQGLASRTRLVAAGVTLPLMIAFYALANWTSGGPVRLGEGRGALFPVLYMTVFTLYIGIAMVVATWLFLGGVRHSRTLLGKAGLGFLGLGTLLGSLYALQRIVFVTVQLASGTSYPALENLLSTTLKQATVLSVAVGVCLPPLSVAVEYVAAWSTLRKLRPLWVQLTEAAPYVVLATSVGRWRVRFRLERCVIEIEDACLALREYVSVDMHTKARRFVRQEGVAAQLSDAVAEACWLRAAVQSARNGERLRGVEYPPLGVTGRDRASELSWLRTVARAYLSSPVVSEFVRQEHSSISHEQGASEGISSNGN, from the coding sequence ATGAGCACACCCACCATCGTTGCCGGCGTCCTCTGGCTGGTGGCTCTATGGCGACTGCCGTCCCTCCGGCACTCTCACAAGCAGCGAAGCCTGGCGCTGACCCTGGTGACTCTCGCGGCTGCCATGACGTTCGAGGTTCCGCCGGTCAAAGAGGCAGTCGATGCCGCCGTCGGCGCAGACGCCAGGCTGTCGCCGCTGCTGAAGCACCTGCTCGGCGTTACCTCGGCGGCATATCTGCTCGACTTCGTCATCGCAGTCGTTCGACCGCAGGGCCTGGCAAGTCGCACCCGGCTGGTGGCCGCCGGCGTGACGTTGCCCCTCATGATCGCCTTCTACGCCCTGGCCAACTGGACGTCAGGAGGGCCCGTCAGGCTTGGGGAGGGCCGTGGCGCCCTCTTCCCCGTCCTCTACATGACGGTCTTCACGCTCTACATCGGCATCGCCATGGTCGTAGCGACATGGCTGTTCCTCGGAGGCGTACGCCACAGCCGGACTCTCCTTGGGAAGGCCGGCCTCGGATTTCTGGGCTTGGGAACCCTGCTCGGAAGCCTGTACGCCCTCCAGCGCATCGTCTTCGTGACGGTTCAGCTCGCCTCCGGCACCAGCTATCCAGCCTTGGAGAACCTTCTCTCCACAACGCTCAAGCAAGCCACCGTCCTGTCGGTCGCAGTCGGCGTCTGCTTGCCTCCCCTCTCCGTCGCCGTGGAATACGTCGCCGCGTGGAGCACCCTGCGGAAACTGCGTCCCCTCTGGGTGCAGCTCACGGAAGCAGCCCCGTACGTGGTCCTGGCGACATCTGTAGGCAGGTGGCGTGTCCGCTTCCGGCTGGAGCGGTGCGTCATCGAGATCGAGGATGCCTGCCTGGCGCTTCGCGAGTACGTGTCAGTCGACATGCACACAAAGGCCCGGAGGTTCGTCCGTCAGGAAGGGGTCGCTGCGCAACTCTCTGACGCAGTGGCGGAAGCCTGCTGGTTGCGTGCAGCCGTCCAGAGCGCACGAAATGGGGAACGGCTGCGGGGAGTTGAATATCCACCCCTCGGCGTCACTGGCCGAGACAGAGCGAGCGAACTGTCATGGTTGCGTACCGTTGCCCGCGCGTACCTCTCCTCGCCAGTCGTTTCCGAATTCGTCCGGCAAGAACATTCGTCCATTTCCCACGAGCAGGGCGCTTCGGAAGGGATCTCCTCAAATGGCAACTGA
- a CDS encoding helix-turn-helix domain-containing protein: MVESSGPADARRSFADKLNHLFQTVTNRETGKRYTNAEVARAISVSESAISQLRTGAKPNPTYTTVERLAGHFHVKEQYFFSDYDAEEAEKVRASMELIEAVADSDVRGLALRANGLSADSLRMITDVINQARRWEGLDQPEK; this comes from the coding sequence ATGGTGGAGTCCAGCGGACCGGCCGACGCTCGGCGCTCATTCGCCGACAAGCTCAACCACCTGTTCCAGACCGTGACAAACCGGGAGACCGGCAAGCGCTACACCAATGCCGAGGTCGCCCGGGCGATCTCCGTGTCCGAGAGTGCGATCTCGCAGCTGCGGACCGGTGCGAAGCCCAACCCCACCTACACGACGGTGGAACGACTGGCCGGCCACTTCCACGTCAAAGAGCAGTACTTCTTCTCGGACTACGACGCCGAGGAGGCCGAGAAGGTGCGCGCCTCCATGGAACTCATCGAGGCCGTAGCCGACAGCGACGTCCGCGGCCTTGCGCTTCGAGCCAATGGCCTCTCGGCGGACAGCTTGAGGATGATCACGGATGTGATCAACCAGGCGCGACGGTGGGAAGGGCTCGACCAGCCCGAGAAGTGA
- a CDS encoding helix-turn-helix domain-containing protein: MSSEAREWVWEHSSSRGAARLVLLSIADRVADDQCISWASLSSLAKRTHASVSTVREAIERLVLAGELEQLDDLVGPQRSTVYRLPLAAEAVAQALREQREEAGDTAVPDEPTGPAKLRLSALRRYGIRPREVPESPARARKPAVPETGRSRRKPAQRRTGHRHSDVPATGTQNRSEPDLNRRYSSSGGAAVTSAAEWQVDPATLTWARQQGHLDRLGEHGLQAADAKWRAHRAAHAPRPAEAWAADWRAWITREHAPNRPNLYAVPGQNTAAPGGMTRAEKHTAALLAALDEPTGTEG; the protein is encoded by the coding sequence ATGAGCAGCGAAGCCCGCGAGTGGGTGTGGGAGCACAGCTCCAGCCGAGGGGCCGCGCGTCTGGTCCTGCTGTCGATCGCCGACCGGGTAGCCGACGATCAGTGCATCTCCTGGGCCTCCCTGTCCAGCCTGGCCAAGCGCACGCACGCCTCGGTCTCCACGGTGCGCGAAGCCATCGAACGCCTCGTCCTCGCCGGCGAGCTGGAACAGCTCGACGACCTGGTGGGCCCGCAGCGCAGCACGGTCTACCGCCTGCCGCTCGCCGCCGAAGCAGTCGCACAGGCGCTGCGAGAGCAGCGGGAGGAAGCGGGCGACACGGCGGTGCCGGACGAGCCCACTGGTCCTGCCAAGCTCCGGCTGTCGGCGCTGCGGCGGTACGGAATCCGCCCGCGTGAGGTGCCGGAATCCCCCGCTAGGGCCCGGAAACCGGCAGTACCGGAAACCGGCAGGTCCAGGCGGAAACCGGCACAGCGGCGTACCGGCCACCGGCACAGCGATGTACCGGCCACCGGCACACAGAACCGTAGTGAACCTGATTTGAACCGGAGGTACAGCAGTAGTGGTGGTGCTGCGGTCACCTCGGCTGCCGAGTGGCAAGTCGACCCCGCCACCCTCACCTGGGCCCGCCAGCAGGGACACCTCGACCGCCTCGGCGAGCATGGCCTGCAGGCCGCCGACGCGAAGTGGCGTGCCCACCGGGCGGCCCATGCCCCGAGGCCGGCGGAAGCCTGGGCTGCCGACTGGCGAGCCTGGATCACCCGGGAACACGCCCCCAACCGCCCGAACCTCTACGCCGTGCCCGGCCAGAACACCGCCGCGCCCGGTGGCATGACGCGGGCCGAGAAGCACACCGCCGCCCTTCTCGCCGCCCTGGACGAGCCGACCGGAACGGAGGGCTGA
- a CDS encoding WhiB family transcriptional regulator has product MRHITTHDAPATGLRGIGDTSWHVRGACHGMDIEDADAVFFPGPRDHEEIAEAKELCGWCPVRRACLDFALENVLKEGVWGGLTEAERRPLHDNLHRRLDYRRVTAFFKGRDVHLTEAERQVAIDHAYVRGWQPDRLAAALQISHKHARDLLRQAANKVFDRDRNYGVPRSKKKRKKTSKAKGTPAPAAPGTQQPTGRPAALTPAHAPLGKAA; this is encoded by the coding sequence TTGCGCCACATCACCACCCACGACGCGCCAGCCACCGGCCTGCGCGGCATCGGAGACACCAGCTGGCACGTCCGCGGAGCGTGCCACGGCATGGACATCGAGGACGCCGACGCCGTGTTCTTCCCCGGCCCCCGGGACCACGAGGAGATCGCGGAGGCGAAGGAGCTGTGCGGCTGGTGCCCCGTCCGCCGCGCGTGCCTGGACTTCGCCCTGGAGAACGTCCTCAAGGAGGGCGTCTGGGGCGGGCTCACCGAAGCCGAGCGGCGCCCGCTGCACGACAACCTGCACCGGCGCCTGGACTACCGGCGTGTGACCGCCTTCTTCAAGGGACGCGACGTGCACCTGACGGAAGCCGAGCGGCAGGTGGCCATCGACCACGCCTACGTCCGGGGCTGGCAGCCCGACCGGCTCGCCGCCGCCCTGCAGATCAGCCACAAGCACGCCCGCGACCTGCTCCGGCAAGCGGCCAACAAGGTCTTCGACCGTGACCGCAACTACGGCGTGCCCCGCTCCAAAAAGAAGCGGAAGAAGACCTCCAAGGCTAAGGGCACCCCCGCGCCCGCAGCTCCCGGCACTCAGCAGCCGACAGGCCGCCCGGCGGCGTTGACCCCGGCGCACGCCCCTCTCGGAAAGGCAGCATGA
- the mobC gene encoding plasmid mobilization relaxosome protein MobC, which translates to MANAAPEAAEAVQHRGVLDRQAATEGGSQPEEKPVPRRERRAVKNASRKRSPKPSVNKRNYVCSVRLNDDEKHRIAVAAAAARTSLPAFLARSALAAAHDPEHAASAIAGERELISEVFAARRNLGQVGNNLNQIAKAINSGSQPADAHLDAVLTAVRRATARVQAVADLLLEHR; encoded by the coding sequence TTGGCCAATGCCGCCCCAGAAGCGGCGGAAGCGGTCCAGCACCGGGGGGTGCTGGACCGTCAGGCTGCGACCGAGGGCGGGTCGCAGCCAGAGGAGAAGCCTGTACCGCGTCGCGAGCGCCGCGCTGTGAAGAACGCCTCACGCAAGCGCTCGCCGAAGCCTTCCGTCAACAAGCGCAACTACGTGTGCAGCGTGCGTCTCAACGACGACGAGAAGCACCGCATTGCCGTCGCAGCCGCAGCAGCCCGTACGAGCCTGCCCGCGTTCCTCGCCCGCAGCGCACTCGCCGCCGCCCATGACCCCGAGCATGCCGCCAGTGCCATCGCCGGCGAGCGCGAACTGATCTCCGAAGTATTCGCCGCCCGCCGCAATCTCGGCCAGGTCGGCAACAACCTCAACCAGATAGCCAAGGCCATCAACTCCGGCAGCCAGCCTGCGGACGCCCACCTCGACGCCGTGCTGACCGCCGTGCGACGGGCCACCGCCCGCGTACAAGCCGTCGCCGACCTTCTCCTCGAACACCGCTAG
- a CDS encoding mobilization protein, whose translation MVPKIHKRGKRTIGLIYYLYGPGKAEEHIDPHLVASWDHAAPDPGRDAQATYQQLQQLLDQPLALLDDKQRAKKHVWHLSVRNGPTDRILTDKEWGDVARRMVSAAGIDDPDQGAGCRWVAVRHADDHIHILATLAREDGYRPYLDRDANRVQAEARRLEKELGLRRLKPGDGTAAKRPTSAERHKAMRQGRERTAREELRETVRRAVSGARSDEEFFDRLAAAGLLIRKRAAPSGDLLGYKVALPDDLNKDGEPVFYPGARLAPDLSLPRIRERWSGDAQDVPAARREEAIRTGPGSPASARRGTASAVWQAVLVVEHGEDGVAAAHIAAVGEVLDALAKTSAAHTRRELRDAATAFERASRSHVRAVRGHDRALRQAARDLVQGGPALGRGEDGATTAMAIDMLVFLITATAHWHARKGHAQQAEAAARAAEHLRTAYRAASAQPLGVLYQRGRRLSRPMLQRQTVLLREALPELAEQILAEPGWYALAATIAEAEAAGHDPAALLSDVVARRELGTADSVSDVLVWRMRRTADLPADASQLPETSTAGNRSVTRGMAARPSAPGRRRSGEETSRQTR comes from the coding sequence ATGGTCCCCAAGATCCACAAGCGCGGGAAGCGCACCATCGGCCTGATCTACTACCTCTACGGCCCCGGCAAGGCCGAGGAACACATCGACCCGCATCTGGTGGCGTCCTGGGACCACGCCGCCCCTGACCCCGGTCGCGACGCGCAGGCCACCTACCAGCAACTCCAGCAACTCCTGGACCAGCCCCTCGCGCTCCTCGATGACAAGCAGCGGGCGAAGAAGCACGTATGGCACCTGTCGGTGCGCAACGGTCCGACCGACCGGATCCTCACGGACAAGGAGTGGGGCGACGTTGCCCGCCGCATGGTGTCCGCCGCTGGCATCGACGACCCCGACCAGGGCGCAGGCTGCCGGTGGGTCGCCGTCCGGCACGCCGACGACCACATCCACATACTTGCCACGCTCGCCCGTGAAGACGGCTACCGGCCCTACCTGGACCGCGACGCCAACCGGGTCCAAGCCGAGGCCCGGCGCTTGGAGAAGGAGCTGGGCCTGCGCCGTCTCAAGCCCGGCGACGGCACCGCAGCGAAGCGGCCCACCAGCGCCGAACGCCACAAAGCGATGCGGCAGGGTCGCGAGCGCACCGCCCGCGAAGAGCTACGCGAAACCGTACGACGCGCGGTGAGCGGAGCGCGGAGCGACGAGGAGTTCTTCGACCGGCTCGCCGCCGCTGGCCTCCTGATCCGCAAGCGCGCCGCGCCCTCCGGTGACCTGCTCGGATACAAGGTCGCCCTGCCCGACGACCTGAACAAGGACGGCGAGCCGGTGTTCTACCCTGGCGCGCGCCTGGCTCCCGACCTGTCTTTGCCTCGCATCCGCGAGCGGTGGTCCGGTGATGCGCAGGATGTGCCTGCGGCCCGGCGGGAGGAAGCGATTCGTACGGGGCCGGGCAGTCCGGCCTCCGCGCGCCGCGGCACGGCATCGGCCGTGTGGCAGGCCGTGCTCGTCGTCGAACACGGCGAGGACGGGGTCGCCGCCGCCCACATCGCCGCGGTCGGCGAGGTCCTGGACGCACTCGCGAAGACGTCTGCCGCTCACACCCGCCGCGAACTGCGCGACGCGGCAACGGCTTTCGAACGGGCCTCGCGCTCTCACGTCCGCGCCGTACGCGGGCACGATCGAGCCCTGCGACAGGCTGCCCGCGACCTCGTCCAGGGCGGTCCGGCCCTCGGCCGGGGTGAGGACGGAGCCACTACGGCGATGGCGATCGACATGCTGGTCTTCCTGATCACCGCCACCGCGCACTGGCACGCCAGGAAGGGGCACGCCCAGCAAGCAGAAGCCGCCGCCCGGGCCGCCGAGCACCTGCGCACCGCCTACCGGGCCGCCTCGGCCCAGCCGCTCGGTGTGCTCTACCAGCGTGGTCGGCGTCTGAGCCGACCGATGCTCCAGCGTCAGACCGTGCTGCTGCGCGAGGCGCTGCCGGAGCTGGCCGAGCAGATCCTTGCCGAACCCGGCTGGTACGCCCTGGCTGCAACCATTGCGGAAGCCGAAGCCGCCGGCCACGACCCAGCCGCTCTCCTGTCCGACGTTGTCGCTCGGCGCGAACTGGGCACCGCGGACTCCGTCAGCGACGTGCTCGTGTGGCGGATGCGACGGACAGCCGATCTGCCCGCCGATGCCTCCCAGCTTCCCGAGACCAGCACCGCAGGGAACCGGTCCGTGACGCGCGGGATGGCCGCCAGACCCTCCGCGCCCGGCAGGCGGCGCAGCGGAGAGGAGACATCGCGTCAGACGCGGTGA
- a CDS encoding DUF317 domain-containing protein — translation MEVPLYPDLPPDQSAPRGGQPAFWVGPRHLAGDDGRLYDVVADALAGLGWTSLTIVRGRHEPDEEPEDRQVLRSTVLHISPDALRWAQWGLADEPFHLGGLPIAWQISARAEASSPLAQWSAYFTRDVPGEAVVDFLVALDASNQPAVPLAGSELVLDAVAAHGWFRDIDQPQAATDPTFTSHISLGEVPPLIQDGDLRALPAEDDETRPAGWQAWAEPVLGDPLLWVASFAASVPHDLVAAFAASLSSTAPVLRRVLPEATQERLLRAPTI, via the coding sequence TTGGAGGTGCCCCTGTACCCCGACCTTCCGCCCGACCAGTCCGCCCCGCGCGGCGGCCAGCCCGCGTTCTGGGTTGGCCCCCGGCACCTAGCCGGTGACGACGGACGGCTCTACGACGTCGTCGCCGACGCGCTCGCCGGCCTGGGCTGGACGAGCCTGACGATCGTCCGGGGACGGCACGAGCCGGACGAGGAACCGGAGGACCGCCAGGTCCTGCGCAGCACCGTCCTGCACATCAGCCCCGACGCCTTGCGTTGGGCCCAGTGGGGGCTGGCGGACGAACCGTTCCACCTGGGTGGGCTGCCGATCGCCTGGCAGATCTCCGCCCGAGCCGAGGCGAGCAGCCCGCTCGCGCAGTGGTCCGCCTACTTCACCCGTGACGTCCCCGGCGAGGCGGTGGTCGACTTCCTCGTCGCGCTCGACGCAAGCAACCAGCCTGCCGTGCCGCTCGCCGGATCTGAGCTGGTCCTTGACGCTGTCGCCGCCCACGGATGGTTCCGAGACATCGACCAACCCCAGGCGGCGACGGACCCGACGTTCACCTCGCACATCAGCCTCGGCGAGGTCCCGCCCCTCATCCAGGACGGCGACCTACGGGCCTTGCCCGCCGAGGACGACGAGACGCGACCGGCCGGCTGGCAGGCGTGGGCCGAGCCCGTGCTCGGCGACCCGCTTCTGTGGGTGGCCTCGTTCGCCGCCAGCGTCCCGCACGATCTCGTCGCCGCCTTCGCCGCCTCCCTCAGCTCGACCGCACCGGTCCTGCGGCGGGTCCTGCCCGAGGCCACCCAGGAGCGCCTCCTGCGCGCGCCGACCATCTAA
- a CDS encoding DUF317 domain-containing protein, producing MTVAPLGPGLSTTVEALRLREWQLGPGQPTLVTDQFSAEDFHLIVDDRADVHISSKDGRFYLGWFPNGRPGTDGEGWTIAVTGTAKVRGYHLSFDTETPADIVAATVARVLETSRRL from the coding sequence GTGACCGTGGCTCCCCTGGGCCCTGGTCTCTCCACCACCGTCGAAGCCTTGCGCCTGCGTGAGTGGCAGCTCGGCCCCGGCCAGCCCACGCTCGTCACGGATCAGTTCTCCGCGGAGGACTTCCACCTCATCGTGGACGACCGAGCGGACGTGCACATCAGTTCGAAGGATGGCCGCTTCTACCTCGGCTGGTTCCCCAACGGCCGCCCCGGCACCGACGGCGAAGGTTGGACGATCGCTGTCACAGGCACAGCCAAGGTGCGCGGCTACCACCTGTCGTTCGACACTGAGACGCCGGCCGACATCGTCGCCGCCACCGTGGCGAGGGTGCTGGAGACCTCGCGCCGCCTCTGA